A genomic segment from Alkalilimnicola ehrlichii MLHE-1 encodes:
- a CDS encoding type VI secretion system Vgr family protein, which yields MPIDNGLYLALSRPGAAEADLPRVTGFTLDEHLSRPFTLTLDLVHPSPDLAPDDWLEQGLALAIHQAGRVTRRVHGVVTEFQRGRTGARRTAYQLVVRPALWRLALRRNARIFQHACPLDVLHTLLSEHGITDAAFAVRHRPEPREYLVQYRESDLAFVQRLAAELGIVYFHEFDDTPEGGHRPVFTDTHRGLGQAGEWAYRPRAGGVAEARHVHTLREAHRVRAQRATLEDRHFRTPRRRLIHAQAVDGAAGHDGAESGATPYEHYDHPGRFKSETSGRAFTRVRLGQLRADAHTAEAESDIAELRPGVRFTLDGHDAGERRRDWQVVGALHTARQPAALEEDAILLADEDEAGVARLNNRLTLVPADTDWRPPHDPGAGPRMEGPQIARVVGPEGEAIHCDEHGRVKVRFPWDRYAADDEHASAWLRVAQPWAGPGYGGLFLPRVGHAVIVDFMAGDPDQPVITGRVYDGHNTPPYPLPEHKTRSVLRSRSHGGEGYNELHFEDAHDAERIHLHAQRDLDLHTRNDRSETIGRHSHLGVHGDRLAEIHGDEHLTVQGERRERTGGDQHLSVEGTLHQYQGECLLVEAGHEIHHAAGVKLILEAGAEITLRAGGSFIKLDPSGITLSGPGIRINSGGSPGSGSAQRAQTPARPGHVPAEPPPRVVKGVGPDPERYARSEAARIQLCGKDTESGNCSREECPCTSG from the coding sequence ATGCCAATAGACAACGGACTGTACCTCGCCCTCTCGCGCCCCGGCGCGGCAGAGGCCGACCTGCCCCGGGTCACCGGGTTCACCCTGGATGAGCACCTCTCCCGGCCCTTCACGCTGACCCTGGACCTGGTCCACCCCTCGCCCGATCTCGCCCCCGACGACTGGCTTGAGCAGGGCCTGGCACTGGCCATCCATCAGGCCGGCCGCGTCACCCGCCGGGTCCACGGCGTGGTCACCGAGTTCCAGCGCGGCCGCACCGGCGCCCGGCGCACCGCCTACCAACTGGTCGTCCGCCCCGCCCTCTGGCGCCTTGCCCTGCGCCGCAACGCCCGCATCTTCCAGCACGCCTGCCCGCTGGATGTCCTCCACACCCTGCTTTCGGAACATGGCATCACCGACGCCGCCTTCGCCGTCCGCCACCGCCCCGAGCCCCGCGAGTACCTGGTGCAGTACCGGGAGAGCGACCTGGCCTTTGTCCAGCGGCTTGCCGCCGAGTTGGGCATCGTCTACTTCCACGAGTTCGACGACACCCCCGAGGGCGGCCACCGCCCGGTGTTCACCGATACCCACCGGGGGCTGGGGCAGGCGGGCGAATGGGCCTACCGCCCCCGCGCCGGCGGCGTGGCCGAGGCCCGCCATGTGCACACCCTGCGCGAGGCCCACCGGGTGCGCGCGCAGCGCGCCACCCTGGAGGATCGCCATTTCCGCACCCCCCGGCGGCGGCTGATCCACGCGCAGGCGGTGGATGGGGCAGCCGGGCATGATGGCGCCGAGTCGGGGGCCACCCCCTACGAGCACTACGACCACCCCGGCCGGTTCAAGAGCGAGACCAGCGGCCGGGCCTTCACCCGGGTCCGGCTCGGCCAGTTGCGCGCCGACGCCCACACCGCCGAGGCCGAAAGCGATATTGCCGAGCTGCGCCCCGGCGTGCGCTTCACCCTCGATGGCCACGACGCCGGCGAACGGCGCCGCGACTGGCAGGTGGTCGGCGCCCTTCATACCGCCCGGCAGCCCGCCGCGCTGGAAGAGGACGCGATCCTGCTGGCCGACGAGGACGAGGCAGGCGTGGCCCGGCTGAACAACCGGCTCACCCTCGTGCCCGCCGACACCGACTGGCGCCCGCCCCACGACCCGGGCGCCGGCCCGCGGATGGAGGGCCCGCAGATCGCCCGGGTGGTGGGCCCCGAGGGGGAGGCGATCCATTGCGATGAGCACGGCCGGGTCAAGGTCCGTTTCCCCTGGGACCGCTACGCCGCCGACGACGAGCACGCCAGCGCCTGGCTGCGCGTCGCCCAGCCCTGGGCCGGGCCCGGCTACGGCGGGCTGTTCCTGCCCCGGGTGGGCCATGCGGTGATTGTCGACTTCATGGCCGGCGACCCGGACCAGCCGGTGATCACCGGCCGGGTCTACGATGGCCACAACACCCCGCCCTATCCGCTGCCCGAGCACAAGACCCGCAGCGTGCTGCGCAGTCGCAGCCACGGCGGCGAGGGCTACAACGAACTGCACTTCGAGGACGCCCACGACGCCGAGCGCATCCACCTGCACGCCCAGCGCGATCTCGACCTGCACACCCGCAACGACCGCTCCGAGACCATCGGCCGGCACAGCCACCTGGGCGTCCACGGCGACCGGCTCGCGGAGATCCACGGCGACGAGCACCTCACCGTGCAGGGCGAGCGGCGCGAGCGCACCGGTGGGGATCAGCATCTCAGCGTGGAGGGCACGCTCCATCAATACCAAGGCGAGTGCCTTTTGGTGGAGGCTGGGCACGAGATCCACCATGCCGCCGGGGTCAAGCTGATCCTGGAGGCCGGTGCCGAGATCACCCTCCGGGCCGGCGGCAGCTTCATCAAGCTCGACCCCTCCGGCATCACCCTCAGCGGCCCCGGCATCCGTATAAACTCCGGAGGCAGCCCGGGCTCGGGGAGTGCACAGCGGGCCCAGACGCCCGCACGGCCGGGGCACGTGCCGGCCGAACCGCCCCCACGAGTCGTAAAGGGCGTTGGCCCGGACCCCGAGCGCTATGCACGCAGCGAGGCCGCCCGCATTCAATTGTGTGGCAAGGACACGGAGTCCGGTAACTGTTCCAGGGAGGAATGCCCGTGCACGAGTGGCTGA
- a CDS encoding tetratricopeptide repeat protein has translation MRTRSLLCSALLSLALTTGPALAGPPPWEESAADDHSAEGQREIALAHADQEDYAEALAWLESAASAGSARAKVHLGYFHQEGLGVEADGQQALHWYQRAVEAGRTEHATRVAWAYLEGAWVTPDREAAEHWFQVAIDAGHHEAHLGIGSVLLSDVVGGGSAELAERAQGHFKAALEEGLDMGSYYLARMYREGLGIEPDPERALPYLYEGARSPDTQINAPMQAWLAEMYYAGEGMDEGDKLEAASWAWLAAANGHPDGERLVNAITAELDEAEADEAKERAWRRAGGR, from the coding sequence ATGCGCACCCGTTCCCTGCTTTGCTCCGCCCTGCTCTCCCTGGCCCTGACCACCGGCCCGGCATTGGCGGGCCCGCCGCCTTGGGAGGAAAGCGCCGCCGACGACCACAGCGCCGAGGGCCAACGGGAGATCGCCCTGGCCCACGCTGATCAGGAGGACTACGCCGAAGCCCTGGCGTGGCTGGAGTCCGCCGCCTCGGCGGGCAGCGCCCGGGCCAAGGTGCACCTGGGCTACTTCCACCAGGAGGGCCTGGGCGTGGAGGCAGACGGACAACAGGCGCTGCACTGGTACCAGCGCGCCGTGGAGGCCGGCCGCACCGAGCACGCCACCCGCGTCGCCTGGGCCTACCTGGAGGGGGCGTGGGTGACGCCCGACCGGGAAGCGGCCGAACACTGGTTCCAGGTGGCCATCGACGCGGGCCACCACGAGGCCCACCTGGGGATCGGATCGGTGCTGCTGAGCGACGTGGTGGGCGGCGGCTCCGCCGAGCTGGCCGAGCGCGCCCAGGGGCATTTCAAAGCGGCCCTGGAGGAAGGGCTGGACATGGGCAGCTACTACCTGGCGCGGATGTACCGGGAGGGCCTGGGCATCGAACCCGACCCCGAGCGCGCCCTGCCCTACCTGTACGAAGGGGCCCGCTCACCGGACACCCAGATTAACGCCCCCATGCAGGCCTGGCTGGCGGAGATGTACTACGCCGGCGAAGGCATGGACGAGGGGGACAAGTTAGAGGCCGCGAGTTGGGCTTGGCTGGCGGCGGCCAACGGGCACCCGGACGGGGAGCGGTTGGTGAACGCCATTACGGCGGAGTTGGATGAAGCGGAGGCGGATGAGGCCAAGGAGCGAGCTTGGCGGCGGGCTGGGGGACGCTGA
- the pstA gene encoding phosphate ABC transporter permease PstA, giving the protein MRDWFKRGTPWIWLNAGAVAISIVMVVGLIAHIAWNGLQHFWPSNVVAFEYSEPGRETRQVLGEVDAAETLTAPAARERGFDVADDDALVTRYRIKRGNRDVDGRDFAWFAGPSMSEWSYPEDVVVMERRQWGDFIGYLREVRVDGEAVAQGDEAAWTRFDELFQDNRGRIEEIGHIERVEIGAVNAAIEELRLAQRRLDADETLSEEARAEQAAAIQADRDRWEEEYEGLVERRDELLREVARFSLLMETASGEQVEIAMGDVVKPWRPNAMGVGEKMAFYVRDFWDFVTGYPREANTEGGILPAIFGTVLMTIVMAIFVTPFGVLAAIYLREYAKQGPLTRTIRIAVNNLAGVPSIVFGVFGLGFFVYFVGGGIDQLFYGERLPSPTFGKGGVLWASLTLALLTLPVVIVATEEGLSRIPGSIRHGALALGATKSEMLWRTVVPLATPAMITGLILAVARAAGEVAPLMLVGVVKLAPQLPVSGDFPFVHLERSFMHLGFHIFDVGFQSPNVEAGRPLVYATALILLMVIVVLNLSAISIRNYLRERYKAQSD; this is encoded by the coding sequence ATGCGCGACTGGTTCAAGCGGGGTACGCCCTGGATCTGGCTCAACGCCGGTGCCGTGGCCATCTCTATCGTGATGGTGGTGGGGCTGATCGCCCACATCGCCTGGAACGGCCTGCAGCACTTCTGGCCCAGCAACGTGGTGGCCTTCGAGTACAGCGAGCCGGGCCGGGAGACCCGACAGGTGCTGGGCGAGGTGGACGCGGCCGAGACCCTCACCGCCCCGGCGGCCCGGGAGCGGGGCTTCGATGTGGCCGACGACGATGCCCTGGTCACCCGCTACCGGATCAAGCGGGGCAACCGGGACGTGGACGGCCGGGACTTCGCCTGGTTCGCCGGCCCCAGCATGTCCGAGTGGAGCTACCCCGAGGACGTGGTGGTGATGGAGCGCCGCCAGTGGGGGGACTTCATCGGCTACCTGCGCGAGGTGCGGGTGGACGGCGAGGCGGTGGCCCAGGGCGATGAGGCCGCCTGGACCCGCTTCGATGAGCTCTTCCAGGACAACCGCGGCCGGATCGAGGAGATCGGCCATATCGAGCGGGTGGAGATCGGCGCGGTCAACGCGGCCATCGAGGAGCTGCGCCTGGCCCAGCGCCGCCTGGACGCCGACGAGACCCTTTCCGAAGAGGCGCGTGCCGAACAGGCCGCCGCCATTCAGGCGGACCGGGATCGCTGGGAGGAGGAGTACGAAGGGCTGGTGGAGCGCCGCGACGAGCTGCTGCGCGAGGTGGCCCGTTTCTCGCTGCTGATGGAGACCGCCTCCGGCGAGCAGGTGGAGATCGCCATGGGCGACGTGGTGAAGCCCTGGCGGCCCAACGCCATGGGCGTGGGCGAGAAGATGGCCTTCTACGTGCGCGACTTCTGGGACTTCGTCACCGGCTACCCCCGCGAGGCCAACACCGAGGGGGGCATCCTGCCGGCCATCTTCGGCACGGTGCTGATGACCATCGTCATGGCCATCTTCGTCACCCCCTTCGGGGTGCTGGCGGCCATCTACCTGCGGGAGTACGCCAAGCAGGGGCCGCTCACCCGCACCATCCGCATCGCGGTGAACAACCTGGCCGGGGTGCCCTCCATCGTCTTCGGCGTCTTCGGGCTGGGTTTCTTTGTCTACTTCGTGGGCGGGGGTATCGACCAGCTCTTCTACGGCGAGCGGCTGCCGTCGCCCACCTTCGGCAAGGGCGGGGTGCTCTGGGCCTCGCTGACCCTGGCGCTGCTGACCCTGCCGGTGGTCATCGTGGCCACGGAGGAGGGGCTGTCCCGCATCCCCGGCTCCATCCGCCACGGGGCGCTGGCCCTGGGCGCCACTAAGAGCGAGATGCTCTGGCGCACGGTGGTGCCCCTGGCCACGCCGGCGATGATCACCGGGCTGATCCTGGCCGTGGCCCGGGCGGCGGGGGAGGTGGCGCCGCTGATGCTGGTGGGCGTGGTGAAGTTGGCCCCGCAGCTGCCGGTGAGCGGCGACTTCCCCTTCGTGCACCTGGAGCGCAGCTTCATGCACCTGGGCTTCCACATCTTCGACGTGGGCTTCCAGAGCCCCAACGTGGAGGCTGGCCGGCCGCTGGTCTACGCCACCGCGCTGATCCTGCTGATGGTCATCGTGGTGCTGAACCTCTCCGCCATCTCCATCCGCAACTACCTGCGCGAACGCTACAAGGCGCAGAGCGACTGA
- a CDS encoding tetratricopeptide repeat protein: MPCTRTMVFLLIVGLWAGTAQANKGEDTTSPELDAEQQQAKEEGMRLYGIRWRSVAIHHLEKAAEAGDVESMYTLGEIYRFMDRGMSHEAIDWYHRAAEGGDPYAMLRLNWGMICELADICPEEHDTWAEMALGQELPKAEEGDPDAMLALYSIYVALEEVEEGRNWLRNAARAGLPQAQDLWASRIQERSGEWPPPLEDVKAAEPWFRKAAEQGYAPGMYNLSLALRDQERYNEDWKWTKKSSRHGHISGRLAVGWCYLDNTWADFCPDDADDTVKGWAILHAVYEETRDSTAEGILGRERDRMTEDEIAEAEELAEEWLNREPPLSYFPPKYGL, translated from the coding sequence ATGCCCTGCACAAGAACAATGGTTTTCCTCTTGATCGTTGGCTTATGGGCCGGGACGGCTCAAGCCAACAAAGGCGAAGACACAACATCCCCAGAGCTCGATGCCGAGCAACAACAGGCCAAGGAAGAAGGCATGCGCCTGTACGGCATCCGCTGGCGCAGCGTGGCCATCCACCACCTGGAAAAGGCCGCCGAGGCCGGCGATGTTGAGTCCATGTACACCCTTGGCGAGATCTACCGCTTTATGGACCGTGGCATGTCCCACGAGGCCATCGACTGGTACCACCGCGCGGCGGAGGGCGGGGATCCCTACGCCATGCTTCGTCTGAATTGGGGCATGATCTGCGAGCTGGCCGACATCTGCCCCGAAGAGCATGACACCTGGGCAGAAATGGCCCTGGGCCAGGAACTCCCCAAAGCCGAGGAAGGGGATCCGGATGCCATGCTTGCACTGTATTCGATCTATGTTGCGCTGGAGGAGGTGGAAGAGGGTCGGAACTGGTTACGCAACGCTGCCAGGGCGGGCCTCCCACAGGCACAAGACCTGTGGGCGAGTCGTATTCAGGAGCGCTCCGGCGAATGGCCCCCGCCGCTGGAAGACGTCAAGGCCGCCGAGCCCTGGTTCCGCAAGGCCGCCGAGCAGGGCTACGCCCCGGGGATGTACAACCTGTCCCTAGCCTTGCGGGATCAGGAGCGGTATAACGAAGACTGGAAATGGACGAAAAAAAGTTCCCGACATGGCCATATCAGCGGTCGTCTCGCCGTTGGCTGGTGCTACCTGGATAATACCTGGGCGGATTTCTGCCCGGACGACGCAGATGACACGGTCAAGGGTTGGGCCATACTTCACGCGGTTTATGAAGAGACGCGAGATAGCACGGCCGAGGGCATTCTTGGGCGAGAACGCGACCGCATGACCGAAGATGAAATCGCCGAAGCCGAAGAACTCGCCGAGGAGTGGCTGAACCGCGAGCCCCCGCTGTCCTACTTCCCGCCCAAGTACGGCCTGTAG
- the phoU gene encoding phosphate signaling complex protein PhoU, whose translation MDNNFFQQHISQQFNEELEDILRKVMTMGGLVEQQLADGVAALVEGDSAKAEKVITSDYRINDLEVALDDECSHIIARRQPTATDLRLLIAVIKAITDLERMGDEAERIGRMALHLLERDRNHSPVDELAVLGEHVRQMLRGALDAFARMDPDQAVRVAQQDIQADSQYEQIMRELMNYMAEEPASIPRIMDIVWSARALERIGDRSRNICEYVVYCVKGKDVRHTSFDQMAEQATGDRR comes from the coding sequence ATGGACAACAACTTTTTCCAGCAACACATCTCCCAACAGTTCAACGAAGAACTGGAAGACATCCTCCGGAAAGTCATGACCATGGGCGGCCTCGTCGAGCAGCAGCTCGCCGACGGCGTGGCGGCCCTGGTCGAAGGCGACAGCGCCAAGGCCGAAAAGGTGATCACCAGCGACTACCGGATCAACGACCTGGAAGTGGCGCTGGACGACGAGTGCAGCCACATAATCGCCCGCCGTCAACCCACCGCCACCGACCTGCGTCTGCTGATCGCCGTGATCAAGGCTATCACCGACCTGGAGCGCATGGGCGACGAGGCCGAGCGCATCGGCCGCATGGCCCTGCACCTGCTGGAGCGGGACCGCAACCACAGCCCCGTCGACGAACTGGCCGTGCTGGGCGAGCATGTCCGCCAGATGCTGCGCGGCGCTCTGGACGCCTTCGCCCGCATGGACCCCGACCAGGCCGTCCGCGTTGCGCAGCAGGACATCCAGGCGGACAGCCAGTACGAACAGATCATGCGCGAATTGATGAACTACATGGCCGAGGAACCGGCCTCCATCCCGCGCATCATGGACATCGTCTGGTCCGCCCGCGCCCTGGAGCGCATCGGCGACCGCTCACGCAACATTTGTGAATACGTCGTCTACTGCGTCAAGGGCAAGGACGTGCGCCACACCAGCTTCGACCAGATGGCGGAGCAGGCCACGGGGGACCGGCGTTAG
- a CDS encoding tetratricopeptide repeat protein: protein MSLIGKSVTRFWLPAFLIAVGSSLIPASATSELSLDEPLHQAKEEGMRLWGLHEWIDMQPPLEKAAEAGDVEAMYYLGEANRLLDRGMSREAIDWYHRAAQGGDPYAMLRLNWGMICELADICPEEHDSWAEMALDRELPKAEEGDPDAMLALYSIYVALEDVEEGRNWLRNAARAGLPQAQDLWASRIQERSGEWPPPLEDVQAAEPWFRKAAEQGYAPAMNNLAGNLWRQDDVEGSWKWVVRGSEHGYVNNRVTYGRCHLKPEDRPYCPNDSDPIKGWAILHAAYEETRHDDARWYMEEFSDLLSDEEIAEAEELAEEWLNREPPLSYFPPKYGL from the coding sequence ATGTCTCTCATCGGCAAAAGCGTCACACGTTTCTGGCTTCCAGCATTTCTGATAGCAGTGGGGAGTTCGTTGATACCGGCCAGTGCCACCTCTGAGCTCAGCCTTGACGAACCCCTCCATCAAGCCAAGGAAGAAGGCATGCGCCTGTGGGGCCTGCATGAATGGATCGACATGCAGCCCCCGTTGGAAAAAGCGGCCGAGGCCGGTGATGTCGAGGCCATGTACTACCTGGGCGAGGCCAACCGGCTGCTGGACCGGGGTATGTCCCGCGAAGCGATCGACTGGTATCACCGCGCGGCGCAGGGCGGGGATCCCTACGCCATGCTCCGTCTGAATTGGGGCATGATCTGCGAGCTGGCCGACATCTGCCCCGAAGAGCATGACTCCTGGGCAGAAATGGCTCTGGACCGGGAACTCCCCAAAGCGGAGGAAGGGGATCCGGATGCCATGCTTGCACTGTATTCGATCTATGTTGCGCTAGAAGATGTTGAAGAAGGTCGGAACTGGTTGCGCAACGCTGCCAGGGCGGGCCTCCCACAGGCACAAGACCTATGGGCGAGTCGTATTCAGGAACGCTCCGGCGAGTGGCCCCCGCCGCTGGAAGACGTGCAGGCCGCCGAGCCCTGGTTCCGCAAGGCGGCCGAACAAGGGTATGCCCCGGCTATGAATAACCTGGCCGGCAATCTCTGGCGACAGGACGACGTCGAGGGCTCATGGAAATGGGTCGTGCGCGGGTCCGAGCATGGCTATGTAAATAATCGAGTGACTTACGGTCGGTGCCATCTCAAGCCCGAGGACCGGCCTTACTGCCCCAATGACAGCGATCCGATCAAGGGCTGGGCCATCCTTCATGCAGCGTACGAAGAAACTCGCCATGATGATGCTCGCTGGTATATGGAGGAGTTTTCGGATCTTCTCAGCGACGAAGAAATCGCCGAAGCCGAAGAACTCGCCGAGGAGTGGCTGAACCGCGAGCCCCCGCTGTCCTATTTCCCGCCCAAGTACGGCCTGTAG
- a CDS encoding ABC transporter permease subunit, with translation MTDTSPAAAGGTSGRYLPSEEQRRRWRRWRHVKDWISKGSIATFGVGVIVALGLIFVYLFSETLPIFGDPEIRPVSTYAAPGGTDSGRTLHTAMERYQEVAVRFTEEGGVYFFRPGSGELLDEYRLNRPEGVEVRSFDVAEARTRLVGYGLSDGTAIMARHDYDVSYTEGRRAITPSITYPEGEGEPLEVFAEEGLPLDAITVQRGRRGSAVVAANNEAEALRLVMFEEETDFLTGAATVERKIYELPWPEAGVEVTQILLDTTMRNLFVGGADGRLHFFDVSNLNRPELVSSQRAITGEGAEVTAMDFLLGAASMIVGGSDGSVSQWIITRGEDRSRSLTEVRSFDAHAAPISVIAPEHGRKGFATGAEDGTVQLAYATSARTFSRIGLEGADRVDGLAMAPRQDAMLAVGGDGTFHFLAVDNPHPEVSFSALWQKVWYEGRNNPAYVWQSSSATQEFEPKFSLVPLTVGTLKAAFYAMLFSIPIAVLGAIYSAYFMAPKMRQITKPTIEIMEALPTVILGFLAGLWAAPFFERNLPAVFSILIVMPIAMVFAAYFWTRVMPEGIRRLAPAGWEAALLIPVVLLVGWLGVTASPFLELAFFGGDMRQWLTDQGINYDQRNALVVGVAMGFAVIPTIYSISEDAIFNVPKHLTQGSLALGATPWQAMVTVVLLTASPGIFSAIMIGFGRAVGETMIVLMATGNSPVVNFNLFEGMRTLSANIAVEMGEAAVGSTHFRILFLAALVLFLMTFVVNTAAEIVRHRLRKKYSTL, from the coding sequence ATGACGGACACCTCCCCAGCCGCGGCGGGCGGCACCAGCGGCCGTTATCTCCCCAGCGAAGAGCAGCGCAGGCGCTGGCGCCGGTGGCGTCACGTGAAGGACTGGATCAGCAAGGGCAGCATCGCCACCTTCGGGGTGGGGGTGATCGTCGCCCTAGGGCTGATCTTCGTTTACCTCTTCTCCGAGACCCTGCCCATCTTCGGCGACCCGGAGATCCGGCCGGTGTCCACCTACGCCGCCCCGGGCGGGACCGACTCCGGCCGCACCCTGCATACCGCCATGGAGCGCTACCAGGAGGTGGCGGTGCGCTTCACCGAGGAGGGAGGCGTCTACTTCTTCCGCCCCGGTAGCGGCGAGTTGCTGGACGAGTACCGCCTGAACCGGCCGGAGGGCGTGGAGGTGCGCAGCTTCGACGTGGCCGAGGCGCGCACGCGCCTGGTGGGTTACGGCTTGTCCGACGGCACCGCCATCATGGCCCGCCACGATTACGACGTCAGCTACACGGAAGGGCGGCGCGCCATCACCCCCAGCATCACCTACCCGGAAGGCGAGGGCGAGCCGCTGGAGGTCTTTGCCGAGGAGGGGCTGCCCCTGGACGCCATCACCGTGCAGCGCGGCCGGCGAGGCAGTGCGGTGGTGGCGGCCAACAACGAGGCCGAGGCGCTGCGCCTGGTGATGTTCGAAGAGGAGACGGACTTCCTCACCGGCGCGGCCACGGTGGAGCGCAAGATCTACGAACTGCCCTGGCCGGAGGCCGGCGTCGAGGTGACCCAGATCCTGCTGGACACCACCATGCGCAACCTGTTCGTGGGCGGTGCCGACGGCCGGCTGCACTTTTTCGACGTCTCCAACCTCAACCGCCCCGAGCTGGTCAGCAGCCAGCGGGCCATCACCGGCGAGGGCGCCGAGGTGACGGCCATGGACTTTCTGCTGGGGGCGGCGTCCATGATCGTGGGCGGGTCCGATGGCTCGGTGAGCCAGTGGATAATCACCCGGGGGGAGGATCGCAGCCGCAGCCTGACCGAGGTGCGCAGCTTCGACGCCCACGCCGCGCCCATCTCGGTGATCGCCCCCGAGCATGGCCGCAAGGGCTTTGCCACCGGCGCCGAGGACGGCACCGTGCAACTGGCTTACGCCACGTCGGCCCGGACCTTCTCGCGGATCGGTCTGGAGGGCGCCGACCGGGTGGACGGCCTGGCCATGGCGCCGCGCCAGGACGCCATGTTGGCGGTGGGGGGCGATGGCACCTTCCACTTCCTGGCGGTGGACAACCCCCACCCGGAGGTCTCCTTCTCCGCCCTCTGGCAGAAGGTCTGGTACGAGGGGCGCAACAACCCGGCCTACGTCTGGCAGTCCTCCTCGGCCACCCAGGAGTTCGAGCCCAAGTTTTCGCTGGTGCCGCTGACGGTGGGCACCTTGAAGGCGGCGTTCTACGCCATGCTCTTCTCCATCCCCATCGCGGTGCTGGGGGCCATCTATTCGGCCTACTTCATGGCGCCGAAGATGCGCCAGATCACCAAGCCCACCATCGAGATCATGGAGGCCCTGCCCACGGTCATCCTCGGCTTCCTGGCCGGGCTGTGGGCCGCGCCCTTCTTCGAGCGCAACCTGCCGGCGGTCTTCTCCATCCTGATCGTCATGCCCATCGCCATGGTGTTCGCCGCCTACTTCTGGACGCGGGTGATGCCGGAGGGCATCCGCCGCCTGGCCCCGGCGGGCTGGGAGGCGGCGCTGCTGATCCCGGTGGTGCTGCTGGTGGGGTGGCTGGGGGTGACCGCCAGCCCCTTCCTGGAGCTGGCCTTCTTCGGCGGCGACATGCGCCAGTGGCTCACCGACCAGGGCATCAACTACGACCAGCGCAACGCCCTGGTGGTGGGGGTGGCCATGGGCTTCGCGGTGATCCCGACCATCTATTCCATCTCCGAGGACGCCATATTTAACGTGCCCAAACACCTGACCCAGGGCTCCCTGGCGCTGGGGGCGACCCCCTGGCAGGCGATGGTGACGGTGGTGCTGCTCACCGCCAGCCCGGGCATCTTCTCCGCCATCATGATCGGCTTCGGCCGCGCCGTGGGCGAGACCATGATCGTGCTGATGGCGACGGGCAACAGCCCGGTGGTCAACTTCAACCTCTTCGAGGGCATGCGCACCCTGTCGGCGAACATCGCCGTGGAGATGGGCGAGGCGGCGGTGGGCAGCACCCACTTCCGCATTCTCTTCCTGGCGGCACTGGTGCTCTTCCTGATGACCTTCGTGGTGAACACGGCGGCGGAGATCGTGCGCCACCGCCTGCGCAAGAAGTACAGCACCCTGTGA
- a CDS encoding DUF4123 domain-containing protein yields the protein MPVHEWLTRIGERSHTVEGPGDGADGEWVGLIIDPHRIPEEALALYTLDGATDIVPLFAGTELRSLSAYGPWAARLTPGSPAFEQAEMLCRELALGWMCRPPGGALEPFVEQMQRLAVMDDADGGQSLVQVQQPEAWTALLASAPRTHFDLWLQVLGPVYTPTPTAGWRCWVGAEPRGPTSPPFLDHNQCRALDDAPLAWWLGQDLGIPLEAVPPDMLEQLRTLREAGIHLPDEWRRRLAKPGGAKDQTARSKPGAAGREAGT from the coding sequence ATGCCCGTGCACGAGTGGCTGACCCGGATTGGTGAGCGAAGCCACACCGTCGAAGGCCCCGGCGATGGCGCCGACGGGGAATGGGTGGGGCTGATCATCGACCCCCACCGCATCCCGGAAGAGGCCCTTGCCCTCTACACCCTTGATGGCGCTACCGACATCGTTCCCCTGTTCGCGGGGACGGAACTCCGTTCATTGTCAGCTTACGGGCCCTGGGCCGCGCGGCTCACACCGGGCAGCCCCGCGTTCGAACAGGCCGAAATGCTTTGCCGCGAGCTGGCGCTGGGCTGGATGTGCCGGCCGCCCGGCGGTGCCCTGGAGCCCTTCGTCGAGCAGATGCAGCGGCTTGCCGTGATGGACGACGCCGACGGAGGGCAGTCGCTGGTACAGGTGCAGCAACCGGAGGCCTGGACCGCCCTCCTGGCCAGCGCGCCGCGCACCCATTTTGACCTGTGGCTGCAGGTACTCGGACCGGTCTATACACCGACGCCCACCGCCGGTTGGCGCTGCTGGGTCGGGGCCGAGCCGCGCGGGCCGACCAGCCCACCGTTTCTCGATCACAACCAGTGCCGGGCGCTGGACGACGCCCCGCTGGCATGGTGGCTTGGGCAGGACCTTGGAATTCCGCTGGAGGCCGTCCCGCCCGACATGCTTGAGCAGCTCCGAACCCTTCGTGAGGCGGGCATTCACCTCCCCGACGAGTGGCGCCGCCGATTGGCGAAACCCGGCGGCGCGAAGGATCAGACAGCCCGTTCCAAACCGGGTGCCGCGGGCAGGGAGGCCGGCACATGA